One uncultured Draconibacterium sp. genomic window, AAAATGTAAGTAACTTTCTTCTGTGCCATATCTTTACTTTTCTTATAAACGATTATATTATAAATATGAAATCCAACTTTTTCAGTTCAAAAACTAAATTATAAGGTATGAAAGCAAGCTGAAAAAAACATATTTCCGTTTTCCATCTTCTGCCTTCTAACTTCTCTCTCTACCCCCTGTCTCAAAAATGTATCAGTCAAGCTGTTTCATTTTCTCAACTGTCCCCCTTCTGGAATGGGGACATTCCGTTCAAATCAAATTACACCGTTGCACTAAGCTATCGTCTTTCTTCTTCTAACTTTGTGCTTCTAACTTCGCGCTCTTCTTCCGCCAGTAATTTCCAAGTACCGAGCCCGAAATATTCATCCACGGACTAAATACAGCCGGTGCCAGTCCAAGAGTTGCCAGTTTTCCCATAACTCCGGCAAGTCCCGATGCCATTCCTCCGTTTTGCAAACCCACTTCCAGTGCCACTGTCCGGCACGAATCTTTGTCGAGTCCCAGTGCCCGACTGAACCAATAACCAAAAGTGTATCCCAGTGAATTATGCAAGATGGAAACCAGTAACATGAGTAAGCCCACGGCCAGAATATTTTCGCGGCTGGCAGCTGTCGTTACCAGTGTAAAATATACGATTCCAAACATCGAAAGTTTGGGCATAAACTGCTGTATTTTTTTCGAATACACCGTTGCATGATAATACAATTTGCCAACCACAACAGCACCACCTAAAAAGCTGATGAGTTCGATGGCAGTCAACATTCCTGCAGAAAAATGCTGATCTAAAACAGACCAGAATCCAAATATCAGCGCAACAAACCATACCACAAAAACAATAAAAATCGCATTGACTCTTGCTTTCCATACTTTTGAATCGCTTTTAAACAAGTCGACCAACATGGCCGCACCAATTGGAACAATTACAATTTTTATGATCTGAAAACACATATCCAGGAATTTCACTTCAACATAAGTTCCCGCCAGTAATTTCATTAAAAGCGGTGTCATTACCGGAGCCAGCAAGGTTGCCACTGCCGTTAAAGTAACCGATAAAGTGAGGTTTGCACGCGCCAGATATACCATTACATTCGATGCCAGTCCGCTTGAACACGAACCGATCAGAATAATCCCGGCTGCAATTTCAGGTTCGAAATGAAAAACACGGGTTAACGAGAATCCCACCAGCGGCATGATCGAAAACTGGCAAAGAATGCCCACAAGTACACCTTTCCCCATGGTTTTTATGTTTGTAAAATCGCGGAAACTCATTTGAGTTCCCATGCCAAACATAACCAGCTGAACAATAATCAGGATGACCCATTTGTCGCGCAAATCGAAGTCTCCCCATTTTAAAAAGGCCGACGGATAAAGCATGCCACATACAATTGCGACAATAATCCAGGCCGTATACCGGTAGTTTTTTAAGGAATTTACTGAGCCCAATCCAATGGTAATTGAAATGGCCGTAAAAACTGCCAGTGGCGATTTCCAACCATCCGCATCCATAAAAAGTGACGCAATCAGAATCACCAAAGCCAGTAATCCAACCCACAACGCTATTTTATTAATCTTTTCCTTCATTATAAAATAGCTGCAAGGTGTTGCATTGCCAGTTCAGGACTTGTTAAAATAGGTACCTTTTTATCTTCTTCAGAAAGTTGATCGACAACACGCGCCATTGATGCCTGTGCCAATACAATAACATCAACTTGTTGCGCCAGTTCTTTTAGGGCTGAAGCTACCGATTCGTCGTGAATTTCAGGTTTTCCGCCCATCAAGGCATCAAAAGCTCCCTCGCAAAGTTTCGAAGTCAGTTGAATTTCTTTTCCGGCCACAATTGCCCTTCGACGAACCAAATCGCTGGTAGGTTCCAGGGTTGTCGACAAAGTGGCTACCACACCAATTTTAGTTCCCATTTGTACCGCTTTGTCGGCCATTGGCTGATCGACACGTAAAACCGGAACGCCGGTGAGTGACGCAGAACTTTCCACCGCTGCTCCAATCGACGAACAGGTTACCAGAATAAAATCGGCACCGGCAGCTTCGGCCGAGCCCACATAATCCACAACCCTTCGGGCAGTGTCGGGTGTCATTGCTCCACGTTCGATGGTATTTTTTATCAGACTGTCGTCAACAATATTGAATACTTTCAGGTTTTTATCGGAAAGATATTTATTGGTTAATTCCTGAAAAACAGGAACCAGAGTTGCTGAAGTGTGAATTAGTCCTAATGTTTTAGTCATAGTATTTTGTTTTATTGATTTTCGTTATCAGTTTTCTGTCTCCAATCTTAAAGGCTAAAGCCTCTTCTGTATTCCACTTTTCAACCACCGCGCTGAAGCCTCGGTGTAAAATTTTAATTTCTTATTTAATCTGTTTTAATTTGCCTCTTTTTACACCATGCTTTAGCTTGGTGATCTTTAATTCGCTGTGCAAAATGGCTTTAGCATTTAATTTTATTTCAATAATATCTCAACATCATCAAGGCGTTCTTCGGGAATCACATTAATTATTTTAGCTTCCCCATTTATCAATTCTGCTTCAACCACGGTATTTCCGGAGGCGTGTAATTTAAAATGCACATCCCAATCCTTTGGCCAGGCCGGGAAAAGATAAATTTTATCGCCATTTGTCTGAAGCAGCATTTCCTGCACCCCAATCATTCCCGAGCCTCCCCAGTTGTGATCGGGCACCCAATCGAAACCTGGTCCCCAAAAGGCAGGAAACCGTCGTCCCGAATCCTGCAATTTTAAAATCGTCTGTTGTTTGGCTTCCTCTGTTAAACCCAAGCGGGCAGCAAAAATGCCGTATTGTTTCCAACTTTCGTGGCCTTTAAAACGCTGAACATCCGGATCGAAGAGATAGGTATTTTTTGCAATTTCCAGATCAGGTTTGCCAACTCCGTAAACTCCCCACGGATAAACCGGATACAACTGCGGCACTTCGGTGTTATTAATTCGTTCCCATAATTTTGCGGGCGAAATCATTGTTTTTCCATCAATTTCTCTGAAACTCAAAGGCGGAACCCGATTCAGAAATTCGGTCCACTTTGCTTTGCTTGTTTCATCAATATATTTTTCGGGCAAATCGAGCAGAGCTTTTGTTACCGTTTCCAAAGCAGCAATGGTTGAACTTGCATTGTACGCCATTTTATAGGTCTCACACGCCGATCCCGGATATAAAACCAAATGACCGTTTTCGTCCAGTGTTTTTGCGCCCCTGTTTTTTGCCAGGTATTGGTAATGTTCGT contains:
- a CDS encoding aspartate/glutamate racemase family protein, with protein sequence MTKTLGLIHTSATLVPVFQELTNKYLSDKNLKVFNIVDDSLIKNTIERGAMTPDTARRVVDYVGSAEAAGADFILVTCSSIGAAVESSASLTGVPVLRVDQPMADKAVQMGTKIGVVATLSTTLEPTSDLVRRRAIVAGKEIQLTSKLCEGAFDALMGGKPEIHDESVASALKELAQQVDVIVLAQASMARVVDQLSEEDKKVPILTSPELAMQHLAAIL
- a CDS encoding bile acid:sodium symporter family protein; its protein translation is MKEKINKIALWVGLLALVILIASLFMDADGWKSPLAVFTAISITIGLGSVNSLKNYRYTAWIIVAIVCGMLYPSAFLKWGDFDLRDKWVILIIVQLVMFGMGTQMSFRDFTNIKTMGKGVLVGILCQFSIMPLVGFSLTRVFHFEPEIAAGIILIGSCSSGLASNVMVYLARANLTLSVTLTAVATLLAPVMTPLLMKLLAGTYVEVKFLDMCFQIIKIVIVPIGAAMLVDLFKSDSKVWKARVNAIFIVFVVWFVALIFGFWSVLDQHFSAGMLTAIELISFLGGAVVVGKLYYHATVYSKKIQQFMPKLSMFGIVYFTLVTTAASRENILAVGLLMLLVSILHNSLGYTFGYWFSRALGLDKDSCRTVALEVGLQNGGMASGLAGVMGKLATLGLAPAVFSPWMNISGSVLGNYWRKKSAKLEAQS